In Candida dubliniensis CD36 chromosome 6, complete sequence, the following are encoded in one genomic region:
- the TIF51 (ANB1) gene encoding eukaryotic translation initiation factor 5a (eIF-5A), putative (In S. cerevisiae: ranslation initiation factor eIF-5A, promotes formation of the first peptide bond; similar to and functionally redundant with Anb1p; possible role in translation elongation; undergoes an essential hypusination modification;~In C. albicans:utative translation initiation factor; decreased expression in hyphae compared to yeast-form cells;~Similar to S. cerevisiae HYP1/HYP2;~spliced gene), which translates to MAEEEHTFETADAGAALTYPMQCSALRKNGHVVIKNRPCKIVDMSTSKTGKHGHAKVHLVAIDIFTGKKLEDLSPSTHNMEVPNVSRQEYQLLDIDDGYLSLMTADGDTKDDVKVPEGELGDKLQDEFDEGKDLIVTIISAMGEEAAISYKEAPKGSA; encoded by the exons atggctgaagaagaa cACACTTTTGAAACCGCTGATGCCGGTGCTGCTTTAACTTACCCAATGCAATGTTCCGCTTTAAGAAAGAACGGTCACGTTGTCATTAAAAACAGACCATgtaaaattgttgatatgtCTACTTCTAAAACTGGTAAGCACGGTCATGCTAAAGTCCATTTAGTCGCCATTGATATTTTCACTGGtaaaaaattggaagatTTATCTCCATCTACTCATAATATGGAAGTTCCAAATGTCAGTAGACAagaatatcaattattggatattgatgatggttATTTGTCTTTAATGACTGCTGATGGTGACACTAAAGATGATGTCAAAGTTCCAGAAGGTGAATTGGGTGACAAATTAcaagatgaatttgatgaaggtaaagatttaattgttaCCATTATTTCTGCTATGGGTGAAGAAGCTGCTATTTCTTATAAAGAAGCTCCAAAAGGTTCTGCTTAA